One Equus quagga isolate Etosha38 chromosome 5, UCLA_HA_Equagga_1.0, whole genome shotgun sequence genomic window carries:
- the TACSTD2 gene encoding tumor-associated calcium signal transducer 2: MARGPGLALPAPPLPLLLLLLAALAGPAAAQDNCTCPTNKMTVCARDGPGGRCRCRALGSGFEVDCSTLTSKCLLLKARVSAPKAGRALVRPSEHALLDNDGLYDPDCDPDGRFKARQCNQTAVCWCVNSVGVRRTDKGDLSLRCDELVRTHHILIDLHQGPAARALDRAELDAELRRLFRERYRLHPRFVAAVHYEQPTIQIELQQNASQMAPGDVDIADAAYYFERDVKGESLFPGRRGLDVRVHGEPLLVERTLIYYLDEKPPQFSMKRLTAGLVAVIVVVVVSLVAGVAVLVVSNRRKSGKYKKVEIKELGELRKEPSV, encoded by the coding sequence ATGGCCCGGGGCCCCGGCCTCGCGCTGCCGGCGCCAccgctgccgctgctgctgctgctcctggcgGCGCTGGCCGGCCCCGCCGCCGCGCAGGACAACTGCACGTGCCCCACCAACAAGATGACCGTGTGCGCGCGGGACGGCCCGGGCGGCCGCTGCCGATGCCGCGCGCTCGGCTCGGGCTTCGAGGTGGACTGCTCCACGCTCACCTCCAAGTGCCTGCTGCTCAAGGCGCGCGTGAGCGCCCCCAAGGCCGGCCGCGCGCTGGTGCGGCCGAGCGAGCACGCGCTCCTGGACAACGACGGCCTCTATGACCCCGACTGCGACCCCGACGGCCGCTTCAAGGCCCGCCAGTGCAACCAGACGGCGGTGTGCTGGTGCGTGAACTCGGTGGGCGTGCGCCGCACCGACAAGGGCGACCTGAGCCTGCGCTGCGACGAGCTGGTGCGCACGCACCACATCCTCATCGACCTGCACCAGGGCCCGGCCGCTCGCGCCTTGGACCGCGCCGAGCTGGACGCCGAGCTGCGGCGGCTCTTCCGCGAGCGCTACCGCCTGCACCCGCGCTTCGTGGCGGCCGTGCACTACGAGCAGCCCACCATCCAGATCGAGCTGCAGCAGAACGCGTCGCAGATGGCCCCCGGCGACGTGGACATCGCCGACGCCGCCTACTACTTCGAGAGGGACGTCAAGGGCGAGTCGCTGTTCCCAGGCCGCCGCGGCCTCGACGTGCGCGTGCACGGCGAGCCCCTGCTCGTGGAGCGGACCCTCATCTACTACCTGGACGAGAAGCCCCCGCAGTTCTCCATGAAGCGCCTCACTGCCGGCCTCGTCGCCGTCATCGTGGTGGTCGTGGTGTCCCTCGTCGCCGGCGTGGCCGTCCTGGTGGTCAGCAACCGGAGGAAGTCGGGGAAGTAcaagaaggtggagatcaagGAACTGGGGGAGTTGAGAAAGGAACCCAGCGTGTAG